Proteins co-encoded in one Papaver somniferum cultivar HN1 chromosome 5, ASM357369v1, whole genome shotgun sequence genomic window:
- the LOC113278728 gene encoding multiple organellar RNA editing factor 6, mitochondrial-like yields MAAALRAMITEPCLANRVFSVPLPGLMRKHSVLSSHSTVLQKFTPCASGLNTIRWVNSGSNGPPKGMSQYIPGCDFQHWLVFVKEPGGHGATKEQMIECYVETLDEVLDR; encoded by the coding sequence ATGGCTGCAGCATTAAGAGCCATGATCACAGAACCCTGCCTAGCAAATCGTGTTTTTTCAGTCCCACTTCCTGGTTTGATGAGAAAGCATTCTGTTCTTTCATCTCATTCCACCGTTCTACAGAAATTTACACCTTGTGCATCTGGTTTGAATACTATAAGGTGGGTCAATTCTGGTTCTAATGGTCCTCCTAAAGGAATGTCACAATACATACCAGGTTGTGATTTTCAACATTGGCTAGTTTTTGTGAAAGAACCTGGTGGTCATGGAGCTACCAAAGAACAGATGATTGAATGTTATGTTGAAACCctagatgaggttcttgacagATAA